DNA from Nitrospira sp.:
ATCCGATCCGATCCACCTGGAATCCATTCAGATACAGATGGACGCCGTCCAACTTTGAGACACCTCGCTCAGATTGTTGGAATACCTGACTTTCTGTTTAGAACACGCGTGGCGCAAAAAGTGCTTTCGTGATCGATGTGTTCGTGAACGAACAGAATGTCGCGGAGACGTTGATGTCGGAGGGGTCATGCTGAGTACGTTGCAAGAGCGCACGGTGGATGGCGATACGATTTGTGTTGGAGGCGTAACCCGGGCAAACGGATGTCATGGAGGATCTCATGATCACTGGTAAGAGTCAGCTCGTCCAGCGGCCGTTGGTGGTGATAACGCTCGTCCTAGTTCTCGGTGCGCTATCGATGATCTGGCCCGCGATCATTACGCTATTTCTAGGCGTAATACTACTACTGCTCCAAACTTTCAGCGGCGAGCTGGCGGTTGTGGTACTGCCATAGGCAGAGGTCAGCAATCTTGCGATCGCCTTCCTTTTCTTCGGCAGCTCGGTCATCCGGTGATTCTCTTAAGAAAGTTGGGGACACATCATGTCCGGTGCATGCCAGTGGCTGGAGCGCCCTCGCGGTGACCGTTTTGACCATGTCGAAACGCGGGGTCACATCTTGTCTTGTGCATGACAATCTTTCACCTGTCTCTGGAGAGACCATTGTGGTCGGAGTGCCCCAGCGATGCCCCGTTTGGGCGTCCTCGCATTTCATCGACCTGCATTGGGATTCCGAGCATTGATCAAAGAATAGCTAAGCCGACACATGGATGAGGTCAACTGCTCCGCCCCGTTTCATGGTCGACGATCACCCGACGACGCCGCCTCCGGACCTCGTCATCGAACGCTGCTGCGGGAAAACTTACAGTCATCTATCGAACAACGATTCCGTCAGGGTCACAAGCTCCAGCGGTTCGCCTCCGCGCGGAAACGAGCAGCTCGCTCGTCCAAGAATGACCGACTTTGAAACACTCATCTGGTTATTGGCATCGGCTCACGTGGAGTTCATCATTGTTGGAAACTTACTCAGTAGTCACAAACTAAGGCAACAACAACCCGAATGAAACCCGCATAGAATAAGGTCAACGGTGACATCGTGTTCTGCAAATTACCGTCTTATGAGTAAACAGAATCGTCGCGCTTCCTGTATCAATCTGCTCACTCCTACCCTCTGTCACTGTATCGAATAAGATTCTATGCGTATCGGTCTGGATACAGTCTCAGGTAAACAGACCGCGCGGAACTTCTTCAATCTACTGAAGGGAAAGGCTTATCCGTGAAGGTCCAGTCATTGCATAACGATCGCGATACAACCTGACTGAGCCTTGTAAATTCCACCCTTGATCATTGAATTGTAGGACGACGCAGCGGCGGAGGTGACGAATGCCACTAAAACATTACGGGGTGCTCAAAGGCAAAGCCATTGGCGCCAAGCGAGAAACCGAGCCCAAGTCTCCACATTACCAGGTTCATATCCAAGCGGGCACAGTCGAGTACCGGATTGCGGTGAATGTGAAATCCCAGCTCAGCCCGTCAGAGCTGCTGTTTTTGCTAGACGACGATTTCCAACACTCAATTACAGCCGCTCTACCTGGATTGCCCGTCGGATTCACACCGTTGCGGAGTCAGCCCGGGGGGCCTGCGCTCGATTTTATTCGCGGCAATCTGTTCAATCGCCTGGACATGAGGCTCCTTCCTCCAAATGTGCCCGGCCCAAATAACGATTTGAGCGACCAGATCGAGCACTATGTCGCCCGAGCGATCCAAGAGCCGGATGCGCAGATCTACGCGTTCGGCCAACGGTGGGGCCCGGAGGAACAGGTACCCGACAAAGTGTTCCGCTTCACCCCGGGTAACGGTATTCACGACATTCACATGAATCAGGGGAATGTTCCACCCCATACCGGTGATGATGGAGTGTGGCAGGATGGGGCCTTGATGTTTGCATTTCCTGGTTCTCATCAATGGGTGGCGGTCTTCCTGGCCTTCCAGTCTCAAGCGTGGCATACCGATGATCGCACTGGTCATACCAGTCCCGACGTGTCGAACCCCGGACCGGGACCGCAGCCCGGTCCTACGGAACCTGATCATCTCGTCAGAATTGTCGGCGCGCTGGTGAATCCGATCGGTCCCGCGCCGGAACAGGAAACCGTCACGTTGCTCAACACATCACCGGAATCGATCGACCTGACGGGATGGAAGATCGCCGATCGGCTCAAGAAGACTCACACCCTCTCTGGTGTCATCAATCCCGGCTCCACACTGATGATCACGTTACCCCAAGACGTTCAGTTGGGAAACAAGGGTGGGATCATTACCCTGCTGAACAACAAAGGCTTGAAGGTGGATGGCGTCTCGTATACCGCCCGGCAGGCACAAAAGGAAGGATGGACAATCGTGTTCTAGAAGACTACGGCACAGGCATGCTGTGTCACGACGAATTGCTGATGCGAATTGCTCTCAACAAAGGGCCACGCCTTGCATGACCCCGAGAGCAGCTACCAATACCTTACTCTTATGGAGGGCATGATGATGGAAGGATTTACACACGCCAACTTATTCGAGCTCAGCAGCAGGACTATTCAGATCACGTATTCAACGACAAGTATTTTAGGAGGCCCCATTTTCAGTTATCGCGATGACACGCTCAGCCGCTCCTTCAGAGGCGAAGAAATTCGTATCGAGAACACCGCCATTGGAGACCTCGTCACTGTCACGCTGGAGACCATTCCGGACTTGCGTACCGTAACCTTCTCTCTCATTGTGCCCATGGTAACGGTGATGACTCAATCGAGTGGAACTAGTATTAAGGTGCTCGGAATTACCACAACGGCCCCCACGACGATCGCAGGACCACCACCAGGACCGCAACAACTCTATTCCGCAGTTTACCTGAGGGGGACCGCACAGTTTATCGTGTCCTGACCATAAGTTGCTCAACCTGGTTTTATTGCGAAGTGAGTACGGAAAATTTTCGCACACTCGGCCATGGGGTGATGGCGCTCTCTTGAGTATGATGTCCAGCCGAGGTTGTAAGGAGAACTGGCCTCGCCTATTCATAGGGTCTGCAGAATCAGAAGAACATCCGGAGGTAGGATGGCTATTCAGTGGATCGGAAGTCCGAACAGAGACAAGGGACGAGAGGGATTCAGGCCCGAGGCGATCGTGATCCATATCATGGAAGGCACGCTCAAGGGCACCGACGCCTGGTTTTCCAATGAGGAGTCAGGAGTCTCCGCCCACTATGGGATCGGGAAAGAGGGACAGGTCCATCAGTATGTGGGCGAAAGTGACCAGGCCTGGCATGCCGGACGAATCGTCTCTCCGACTTGGGGCCTGTTGAAACCTGATCTTAATCCGAATTTGTATACGATCGGCATTGAACATGAAGGACATGCCGATACGCTCTGGTCCGACGCACTGTACGACGCCAGCGCTCGGTTGATCGATGAGATTTGCCGACGGTGGGCCATCCCCTGCAACCGCGATCACATCATAGGCCATCGGGAAATCCGCTCGGATAAGACGTGTCCCGGATTCGACGTCGATCTCGACAAGCTCGTCGACATGGCCATTGAATTCCAGCGTGATCCAGCGACGTTCAACTTCATCAAGAAACCGGGCGTCGTGAAAGCGCGCGTCGACTTGAACATTCGAGAACTGGCTCCCACCACCGGAACAGCGGTGGTCCGAAAGATCAAGAAGGGGCGGAAACTCATGTATCAAGGTTGGACGAGCAACGGGATGACCGTCAACGGGAATGCCCATTGGTATAAGGATTCCGATGACAATTACTTCTGGGCCGGAGCAACCGAGCGGCCGATTCCTGGACTCTAAGACCGATCCACGAGTTAGTGGTGGTACTCGCCGCTGCTCCACGTTGGGGCTTCTTCTCGTCGGGAGCTTCGTAGTAGCCTGCGGTGCCAAGCCCATATCGGCTTATCCCTCCGTGCAAGTGACGCCCGACAGACAAGCCATTCTGGTGATTCCCTCCGATCGGGCGACACCCTCTCAACTTCTCCTTCAAAGTTTGCCGACCGAATCGACGATTGCGCCGGGTCTTTTTTACCACCCACGACGGTTCGAGCTGGTTCGCGTGTCACCGGACCGACGGCATGCGGCCTTTTCAGCTGCGGGACATCACAATCTGATTGGCCTGCTGGATCTTGCGACCATGGTGGTGCGGGAAATAGACGTCGTGACGGAGGGGGACGTGGTGGCCTTCCATTGGACAGCCGATGGCCGAACACTTGCGTATGACTACTTGCCGGCCAGCGGCTATCGTCTAGTGAAGGGCTACGATATTGAATCCGGGAAAAGTTTAGTCGTGCACCGGACGGAGCGCAATTCGGCTGTCCATGTCACGTTTGAAAGCTGGGGACCACGGCCGCATGAGATCATCCTACGCATAACCGACGTACGCAGCAACGAACGTCGAACCGAAACCGTCACGTTGATTCCGCACCAGTAGACGACCGACATCCCCCTCGCTGCCGGCAGCTCCAGTTGCAGGCGAGTTTGCAGCTGCGATGACTTTCGGCATACAAGCTGAGCCAACTCGTGCGCTCTTGAATATCTATTTCTGTTCCTGCGATTTCTAGCAGGAAACTCGATTCCTGCGCTTCGACAGGCCTGTCCTGAGCCAGACGAAGGGCTCAGCACGATCTGAAAACCCAGTATATTCAATGGACGCTCCGTTCATCCTGAGGCTCTCCAAGGGTGAACTGAGGGTCTTCCTGCATCCTGTTAAAGGTGGGGTCAACCGGATGGACCTTGGGACAGGCCATTGAATAGGCGCAGCGCTGGGATTACAATCCACCTATTGAACGGCCGGCGGTACGACGCGATCCTCCTTGCAGCGGGTGTGTTGTTCCAAGGAAACATAACTTGAAACTGAGGGATTTCATCGCCATCTGTGGATTGTTCTGGGCATCACCCGTCCACGCCCAGAGTCCCATGGCAACCCAAGTCTGCAGTATGCTTGTATCTCCTGCGTTATCAACTGTCCAGTCCAGGATGGGTACGGGGGAAGGCTGCGCCTGGCAATGGCCTAACGGTCAAGTGCTGTCGGTGTATGTGCACATCGACAAACAAAGCGAAACAGCGGCGGAGACCAAACAGATGATGGACCTGTACTTGCAGAACCCGGCGTTCAAGAGAACGACCTTCCCGATTTGTACGGGAGGTGACATGGTCGTCGGTGATTTTCGAAACGGCAAGGGCCCCGGCGGCACCGGATACACACAGTGTTCTGGTTTTGTGCTGACCTTCAGCTTTCAAGGTGCCGATGCCCGAAACCATGTACCTGGCATCGCAAAGAAACTCGCCGGCACGACCTTCGCTCGCTGACTCCCTGATGCCATGAGAAAGATGTCCTTCCTCAAATGGTGCCGGATAAAGAACCTCGTCCAGGGGCTCGGCTTTGGCAGAACCCTTCGGTCAACTTCGTGATCAGATAGAGGATCGTCGTTGAGAACCAAAAGAGTCATCATTCGTGCTGCTGAAAGGGCGCGATCATGAAAAACGTTGAGATGAGCGTCGAAGGGTCTGTGTTGACGATCAGAGTGGACCTCTCAAAGGAGTTCGGTCCTTCTTCAACTGGCAAGACGATCATCATTGCTTCGACGGAAGGGAACGTCACCATTCCGAATCGCCAAGAGAAAGTCGGGATCAATGTTTACCGAAAAAAGTAGCGCCGCTCGCCGTCATTCGGCCCTACCTTCTTCACCTGCGGAGCTGCTTTCCTTTCCGACCGGCTCTTGACAGATCAGAAACAGCGCTCTAGACCTATCAATTAGTCTGCGATCCACAGACAATGCTCGTGGCTGTGGATAGCCGTGCACCTGGTTATCTGACCAACGACTCCGGAAGGGATTTGTTTATGGATGCCGGGAACACCGTGCTAGGAATGCGTGAAAATGTCTAAGAGCACGATATGAACCACTATTACTAGGGGCTCTTCTGATATGGTGCGGACGCCTAAAAAGTAGGCAGTTTGATGAATAGACACGTCCTTTGTGCATGATTTGGCTCAGAAACAGACTTGCTCACAAGGTTATCCACAGAAGATGGGGACTAGTATTTGAACGTTGTTTCCCGCGTTCCAAGGTCCATGCAATGAATGATGATTACCCTTGGAATTCAGGCCTCTCTTCCCGTTTGTTGACATCCTTCTTGCCTTTCCCCGACAATCCGGCGAATTCTTTCGCCTTTGAGCGCACTCCGTTGGGGCGACGATCAGGTGCTCTCATCAAGTGGCCCACGTGTCGTTCCCTGAGGTCCATGGCAATGAGCAATCCGGTCGGCACCTACCGATTTATCGAGGTAGTCATGAAACGCTTTTTCGCAGTGCTTGCTGTCGTCGCTTCAATGTTTCTAGTCGGCTGCGCTTCCCACGCTGACAAGGCAGCAGGAGGGCCGGATGGGCGTGGAAGGATTACCGCAAGCGGGTACACCGAAGAAGGCTGTCTGTTGAATCTGAAGCTAATCGCGCGCGAAAAAAACGTGCGATTGATACCAGACGACGTACAAACGGAAGCGACTGCGTTCATGTTTCTCATCCCAATCGTGAATCACGAAGGCTATCGGTGTTCGGGAAGTTTCGTCGAACGAGAGAAGCGGCCCTTGAGCAAAGATCCGCTCTATCCCATCGATTAACGAGGGCAGCGACCCACCTCATTCCTTTCGTCACTGTGTCGGATCTCGCCTGCTGACACGGCGCCACCCGGCAGACGACGATCACTTCAATAGCGAACAGGTTCACTGCCCCGTTGCAAAGTGAATCAGGAAGACGATAGGATCGCCTTCTCCCTGTCTTTTTCCATTCATGAAGAGGGGAAAGCGCCGACATCGGTTTAGGGTTCAACTCAGGTGTTTCCGCCTGTGCTTCATTGGCGAATTTCATGTACACACGAGTGTATTGAAGTCCGATGGCGTGGGGGGAATCCATAGTATGGCCACCGCACCTTACTTGTGAGTGAGACATGATCATCAAGGTATCCGTCTTCGCTCTTATATTCAGCGCTATGTTATGCGAAACCGTGCCGGTTTCTATCGCGGCCGTTCAGTCGATCGCTATGAACTCAGATTCGGACGGTCGATCACCACAAGATGAATCGAGCGTGATGAGAAACCAGCTCCGGCAGGCCAAGGAAAGAATCGATGAGCTTGAGAGGCAGCTTGCTGCCGGCAATCTGGAGAATGCAAAGCGCCGGATCGGTGAGCTCATTCTCCAGCTCCATGCCAAGGAAAATGAGATCGCAGCCCTGAGATCCAGCGCCTACGAGAATTCCGCGAAGCTTCGCGAAGATCTTGCATCACAAACTGAAGAGCTCAACCAAGCCAAGCGCCGTATCGCCGAAGTCGAACAACAAATGGCGGCGGGGAAAGGGCAAGAATTGAGTCAGGCCAAACGCCGCGCTGCCGAGGCAGAGCAACAGACGGCGAGGAAGGAACGAGAGCTGGACCAGAGCAAGCGGCGTGTAGCTGAAGTTGAACAACAGATGGCGGGAAAAGACCAGGACCTGGCACAGGCCAAACGCCGCGCCGCCGAAGCTGAACAACAGACGGCGAGGAAGGAACGAGAACTGGACCAGAGCAAGCGGCATGTAGCTGAAGTTGACCAACAGATGGCGGGGAAAGAGCAAGAACTGGTACTGGCCAAACGCCGCGCAACCGAAGCTGAACAACAGATGGCGGGAAAAGACCAGGAACTGGCACAGGCCAAACGTCGCGCAACTGAAGTTGAACAACAGATGGCGAGGAAAGACCAGGAACCAGCTCAGGCCAAACGTCGTGCCGCCGAAGCTGAACAACAGACGGCGGGGAAAGACCAGGACCTGGCCCAGGCCAAACGTCGTGCCGCCGAAGCTGAACAACAGATGGCGGGGAAAGACCAGGACCTGGCCCAGGCCAAACGTCGTGCCGCCGAAGCTGAACAACAGATGGCGGGGAAAGACCAGGACCTGGCCCAGGCCAAACGTCGTGCCGCCGAAGCTGAACAACAGACGGCGGGGAAAGACCAGGAACTGGCCCAGGCCAAGGACGACCTCAAACAAGTCACGCAAAAGCTGGCAGCCCTCAATCCCCAACTTATGGCGAAAGAGGCGGAACTCGCACGTACGAAGCAATTGTTGGCGGACATCGAACGCAAGTCCTCCAAACCGGCCGAGGCAAATCCCGCTCAAGAGGAGAGTCATCCCGACA
Protein-coding regions in this window:
- a CDS encoding OmpA family protein, which produces MRNQLRQAKERIDELERQLAAGNLENAKRRIGELILQLHAKENEIAALRSSAYENSAKLREDLASQTEELNQAKRRIAEVEQQMAAGKGQELSQAKRRAAEAEQQTARKERELDQSKRRVAEVEQQMAGKDQDLAQAKRRAAEAEQQTARKERELDQSKRHVAEVDQQMAGKEQELVLAKRRATEAEQQMAGKDQELAQAKRRATEVEQQMARKDQEPAQAKRRAAEAEQQTAGKDQDLAQAKRRAAEAEQQMAGKDQDLAQAKRRAAEAEQQMAGKDQDLAQAKRRAAEAEQQTAGKDQELAQAKDDLKQVTQKLAALNPQLMAKEAELARTKQLLADIERKSSKPAEANPAQEESHPDKNSLPPQSVEENLSVANLLPPSPSVAEDAEALLSSDLGKMSDGLANLLQPELKKGNVTLRQRGNKLTLAFATGELFTPGDATVTLGGTSLLERVGTVLHGFRYQSIEVAGHTDNTPLRNDPRKGFRDNIELSRARAERTTHALVNGGLEADRVTAVGYADTKPLATNDTEKGRSKNRRMEIVITQWSEHGADSGDAKTQVGKKLRGFSTQAVTHR
- a CDS encoding peptidoglycan recognition family protein — protein: MAIQWIGSPNRDKGREGFRPEAIVIHIMEGTLKGTDAWFSNEESGVSAHYGIGKEGQVHQYVGESDQAWHAGRIVSPTWGLLKPDLNPNLYTIGIEHEGHADTLWSDALYDASARLIDEICRRWAIPCNRDHIIGHREIRSDKTCPGFDVDLDKLVDMAIEFQRDPATFNFIKKPGVVKARVDLNIRELAPTTGTAVVRKIKKGRKLMYQGWTSNGMTVNGNAHWYKDSDDNYFWAGATERPIPGL
- a CDS encoding DUF2278 family protein, translated to MPLKHYGVLKGKAIGAKRETEPKSPHYQVHIQAGTVEYRIAVNVKSQLSPSELLFLLDDDFQHSITAALPGLPVGFTPLRSQPGGPALDFIRGNLFNRLDMRLLPPNVPGPNNDLSDQIEHYVARAIQEPDAQIYAFGQRWGPEEQVPDKVFRFTPGNGIHDIHMNQGNVPPHTGDDGVWQDGALMFAFPGSHQWVAVFLAFQSQAWHTDDRTGHTSPDVSNPGPGPQPGPTEPDHLVRIVGALVNPIGPAPEQETVTLLNTSPESIDLTGWKIADRLKKTHTLSGVINPGSTLMITLPQDVQLGNKGGIITLLNNKGLKVDGVSYTARQAQKEGWTIVF